The following are encoded in a window of Oreochromis aureus strain Israel breed Guangdong linkage group 10, ZZ_aureus, whole genome shotgun sequence genomic DNA:
- the yipf5 gene encoding protein YIPF5: MSGFDNFNTDFYQSSYSVDDQSQAGYGYSNTDNPYNKPYGQYDYSQPMGYPSPGVMQPQQPYTGQIFQPAQTYTPSASQSMYSNSFDDEPPLLEELGINFDHIWQKTLTVLHPMKVADGSIMNETDLAGPMVFCLAFGATLLLSGKIQFGYVYGISAIGCLGMYCLLNLMSMTGVSFGCVASVLGYCLLPMIILSSFGVLFSLQGMMGIILTATIISWCSFSASKIFISALAMDGQQLLVAYPCALLYGVFALISVF; this comes from the exons ATGTCGGGTTTTGACAACTTTAACACAGACTTTTACCAGTCCAGCTACAGTGTAGATGACCAAAGCCAAGCCGGCTATGGCTACAGCAACACTGACAACCCCTACAATAA GCCATATGGTCAATATGATTACTCCCAGCCCATGGGCTACCCATCCCCAGGAGTAATGCAGCCCCAGCAGCCATATACCGGACAAATCTTCCAGCCCGCACAGACCTACACACCATCAGCATCACAGTCCATGTACAGTAACAGTTTTGATGATGAGCCACCACTGTTAGAAG AATTAGGAATCAATTTTGACCACATCTGGCAGAAGACTCTGACGGTTCTCCATCCAATGAAAGTAGCAGATGGCAGCATCATGAACGAGACAGACTTGGCTGGGCCTATGGTGTTCTGTTTGGCCTTTGGAGCAACACTTCTTCTG TCAGGTAAAATCCAGTTTGGTTATGTGTATGGCATCAGTGCGATTGGCTGCCTTGGCATGTACTGCCTACTCAACCTCATGAGTATGACAGGCGTGTCGTTTGGCTGCGTGGCCAGCGTGCTGGGATACTGCCTCCTCCCCATGATCATTCTCTCAAGTTTTGGAGTTCTCTTCTCTTTACA GGGCATGATGGGAATTATACTAACAGCAACAATCATTAGCTGGTGCAGTTTCTCAGCCTCAAAGATCTTCATCTCAGCGTTGGCCATGGATGGGCAGCAGCTGTTGGTTGCTTACCCATGCGCTCTGCTTTATGGGGTGTTCGCGCTCATCTCAGTCTTCTAA